GTACTGCTAATACAATGCTGGGGGAGACTATGCAAATAGCAGAATCTTTTGCTGGCGAATTCTATACTATGAAAAATTATAGGAAAGCTTCTAGGGAATATGCTAAAAATTTAGTTGGCATATTAGGCGATATAGGATCTAGAAAACCAGAAAATAAAGTTAACTTATTAGCTGAAAGATTTGATGTATTAAATGATTATGGTAGTGACGATGCTATGAGAAAATCATCTAAATTCTCTAGAATGATGATGACTAATACATTATTCTTTACTTCTCATGCTGGTGAGCATATGATGCAAACTAGAGCAATGATGGCCATGCTAGATTATATTAAAGCTAGAGACTCTGAAGGTAATATTATAAAAGATAAAGATGGAAAAGAGCTAAGTTTATTGGATGCATATTCAGTCAATGATAAAGGTGAATTAGTATTAGACAAGAGAGTTGAACTAACTGAAGAAGAGGTAAACATTATAGGATTAAGAATGAAACGTATTCTATCTAGAATGCATGGTGAGTACTCTCAATTAGGTAAAATTGCTTTACAACGACTTGCATTAGGCAGAATGGGTTATATGTTTAGAAAATTTGTAATACCAGGAATGAATAGACGCTGGGAAGTTAGTAAACGTAAAAATCGTGATGGTTCTAGAGCTTTTAAATATAATGAAATAGGCGAATTCTTTACAGAAGGGTCTTATATTACTACTGGTAGAGTTGCTGGTAAAACAGCTGGTATATTACTTAATAATTTTTTAGGTAGGCTATTTAAAGATGCTAATGCTTTTAAACATGAATCCGCTAAAGCTTATTTAAAAGGACTAACAACTTTAGAACGAGCCAATATCAAGAGAACAGTTACAGAAACAATAGCATTGGTATTAGCATTTATATTAGGTAATTTGTTTGTAAAGTTAGCTGGTGATGAAGATGATGAAACTAAACAAGCTTTTTATAGTCATGCTGCATATCAGTTTTTAAGATTAAGGTCAGAATTGTTTTTCTTTAGTAATCCTATAGAAGCAATGAGAATACTTAAATCTCCTGCAGCAGCTATGTCTATAATAGAAAATACTATTAGAATGGTAGAATTAGCATTTAATCCATTAGATGATGATAGACCTTGGACAAGATTTAAAACAGGTCCTTGGAAAGATCATATGAAGATGGAAAAATATTTTATTAATATGGTACCAGTTGCTAAACAAATACCTAGATTATTAAATATAGAAAACCAAATGCATTGGTTTAAGAATTAAGTACTACATAAACATACAAATAAAGATAGGGCAGTCATTAAGGCTGCCCTTTCTTTTTCAATTAACCAAACTTGCGGGGTAACCACTCCCCTGTCAATCATGAAATCGTATATTTTAATTTATTTAGTGTCGATATAAAATTGTATAAATTCGTTTCTAAGTTCTTTATCATCCACACCTTCTACATATTCTGAATAATCTTTTTTGTAGATTATATTAATATGTTCTTTAAAAGCATTAGCAAGATTGTTTATATCTTGTACTCTTTTATCTCTTAATTCTGGTATCCAAGTCATTATAATACTTGGCCCTAAATAAGTAAGTGAGGAATTATTAAAATATTTTAATTCTAGTGCATTTATGAATTTTTTTATTTTTTTATCTGGAAAATTATAATTAATTATTTCGTTTACTAATATATCATCTATAGGATATAAGAAATAATCTCTATCAGAATTTTTTTCTTTTATTTTTCTAGTACGACTGTAAAAGAAATATCTTAATCTTCTTTCCAAAGTATTTTCAAATGGAATATCAGTATTTAGTATTTGTAAATTATAAATATCAGGATTAAATGACCTGCTGTTTATTACACAGTCATATAAATCTCTCACTTTTACCATTCTATATTCATCTGATTTAGGAAATTTTATACCTAAAAAAGAAAGTATTTCGCTGAAATTAGTTGATAATATTTTTTTAAACATCTTTGAAGTACCTCTAGGTTCATATATAAACTCTAAAGTACCGTCTTCATACAATAAACCATATGGATCTACCATTTGACTTATAATATCTTCTAAAAATTTATAAGCTACGTTTTTACTTACTGAAACAGTATCCATATATTTATTTAATAAAGTATTTGATTCTGTAATCATTGTTAATATGTGTTATTTTGTTGAAAAATCAAAGTCATAATTATATTTATCTTTAATAAAGTTATAAGCTTTCTTAAAATGGTTGCATCCAAAAAATCCTCTATTTGCTGATAAAGGACTGGGGTGTACCGCTTCTAATATTAAATGTTTTTTATTTGTAATTTTACTTTTATATTTTCTAGCATCATTTCCCCACAGCATAAATACTATAGAATTATTATGATTATTCAGTAATTCTAATATTTTATTAGTTAGTATTTCCCATCCATAATTGATATGCGCTTTAGATATTCCGGCATGCGTAGTAAATACAGTATTAATAAGTAGCGCACCTTGTTCTGCCCAATTATCCAAAGAATTACTTAATAATCTTATGTCTGGAAAATCATTAGTTAATTCTTTAAATATATTTTTCAAACTTTTAGGCGTTTCTTTATTTTTAGTACTAAATACTAACCCATCTGCAATTCCTTTACCAGGGTATGGATCTTGACCTAAAATAACAAGCTTTACGGCTTCATATGGGCACTTTCTGAATGCTCTGAATATATTTCCCTTACTTGGACATAAAAGTCCCTCATTTTGCTTATAATTGGCTATTTTAGCAGATATACGCCTCATATAAGGTTTAGTAAATTCATCCTTTAAATAAGGGTACCAAGTTTTCAATTGGCCATATCTTTTAATTTCTT
The sequence above is a segment of the Halanaerobiales bacterium genome. Coding sequences within it:
- the ung gene encoding uracil-DNA glycosylase; translation: MNWREQLNSTNTEEIKRYGQLKTWYPYLKDEFTKPYMRRISAKIANYKQNEGLLCPSKGNIFRAFRKCPYEAVKLVILGQDPYPGKGIADGLVFSTKNKETPKSLKNIFKELTNDFPDIRLLSNSLDNWAEQGALLINTVFTTHAGISKAHINYGWEILTNKILELLNNHNNSIVFMLWGNDARKYKSKITNKKHLILEAVHPSPLSANRGFFGCNHFKKAYNFIKDKYNYDFDFSTK